The Chloroflexota bacterium genome window below encodes:
- a CDS encoding CopG family transcriptional regulator, with product MKRTQIYLPEELHDTVRRIAYEQRRSMADVIREAVSSYVDRQSADSAGSKDVAARKTA from the coding sequence GTGAAACGAACACAGATATACCTGCCGGAAGAGTTACACGATACGGTGCGACGTATTGCCTACGAGCAGCGGCGAAGCATGGCCGATGTTATTCGCGAGGCGGTGTCATCCTATGTGGACCGCCAGAGTGCAGATAGTGCTGGATCAAAAGATGTTGCGGCCCGCAAGACGGCCTGA
- the gyrA gene encoding DNA gyrase subunit A, producing the protein MELGQVRQIDIQTEMQGAYLDYAMSVIVARALPDVRDGLKPVHRRILYAMHDMGLDHEKPHRKSARIVGEVLGKYHPHSDGAVYDAMVRMAQDFSLRYTLVDGQGNFGSIDGDNAAAMRYTEARLELLAHEMLSDIDKDTVDFTVNFDGMLEEPTVLPSELPNLLVNGASGIAVGMATNIPPHNLDEVCNALIYVIERYDEIDEITVADLMQFIKGPDFPTAGIVYRYSGDGSDAEDVIARAYASGRGRFRMQAKIHIEEMSRNRNRIVVTELPYQVNKTRLIERIAELARDEKIEGITDLRDESDRAGMRIVIELTRNADPKNVLADLYKYTPMQQTFGMIMLALVNGEPRLLSLKRVLQFHIEHRREIIRRRSEFKLKRARARAHIVEGLLRAIDILDEIIETIRKSRNTETARRNLVRQFKFTPVQAQAILDMPLKRLAGLERKRLSDELADLRTNIAYLEGLLKDQKKILGVIQSDLVGLKERYADPRRTRIVERGASRESLTVRDMLADEPVMVAMASDGHLLRESMSGRRRGKLPSKVGRRAPSVVSAGRTLDEAFLFSADGRMAHFAVHRLPVNNPIHVADLGFFNRNDRIVGLVLAAKDNNGDPEGDERFIAMSTRDGRVKRIKIGDARATVRVSTAMNVERGDELVGVQLSDGTGEIMLTTRLGQVIRFRESDVRPMGLSAAGVWGMKLSSGDEVVSLAVTRPDSELVIATTAGYFKRTPLAQYSIQGRHGSGLTAIRLGQRSGAVATALVVQPSDEFFSASRGGTLRRIEYGEISAGGRSAMGKMLVQPAKNDAVVAVLHLPSARPGRTGGGRSGTKTPETGKPAAAKKVGKTRKQAVRAAGAAMAAGARTKASTATRSPTAARRQKIKDAAKGSGTTKKVSQGKPSATGKPKAGSSSARTSSTSGKTATGKAPDSGKEKTPAAKRDPAASSGSTAKGATKKPASKPVPKGTTGTRKKKARQLSLLDKLRSVGKQS; encoded by the coding sequence ATGGAATTAGGACAGGTTCGACAGATCGATATTCAGACGGAAATGCAGGGGGCCTATCTGGATTACGCCATGAGCGTCATCGTTGCGCGCGCTCTGCCCGATGTGCGGGATGGTCTCAAACCGGTGCACCGCCGCATACTTTATGCTATGCACGACATGGGCCTCGACCATGAAAAACCGCACAGGAAATCGGCCCGTATCGTAGGTGAAGTGTTAGGCAAATACCATCCCCATAGCGATGGGGCTGTCTATGATGCCATGGTTCGAATGGCGCAGGATTTCAGCTTGCGCTATACCCTTGTCGATGGGCAGGGCAATTTCGGTTCCATCGATGGCGATAATGCGGCGGCCATGCGTTATACCGAGGCGCGTCTCGAGTTGCTCGCCCACGAGATGCTTTCCGATATCGACAAAGATACCGTTGACTTCACCGTAAACTTTGACGGCATGTTGGAGGAGCCGACCGTGTTGCCGTCCGAACTGCCCAACCTGCTGGTAAACGGCGCCAGCGGCATTGCTGTCGGCATGGCAACCAATATTCCTCCCCACAACCTGGACGAGGTCTGCAATGCCTTGATTTACGTCATCGAGCGCTACGACGAGATTGATGAGATCACGGTTGCGGATCTGATGCAGTTCATCAAAGGGCCCGATTTTCCCACGGCGGGAATAGTCTACCGCTACAGCGGTGATGGAAGCGATGCTGAGGATGTAATTGCCCGTGCCTATGCTTCAGGTCGCGGGCGCTTTCGGATGCAGGCAAAGATCCATATCGAGGAGATGAGTCGCAACCGAAACCGCATCGTGGTGACCGAGTTGCCCTATCAGGTAAACAAGACCCGCCTCATCGAGCGAATCGCCGAACTGGCCCGGGATGAAAAGATCGAGGGCATCACCGATCTGCGCGATGAGTCGGACCGGGCCGGCATGAGGATCGTCATAGAATTGACCCGCAACGCAGACCCGAAGAATGTGTTGGCCGATCTCTATAAGTACACCCCAATGCAGCAGACCTTCGGCATGATCATGCTGGCGCTGGTCAACGGCGAACCCCGTCTGTTGAGCCTGAAGAGGGTGCTGCAATTTCACATTGAACATCGCCGGGAGATCATTCGCCGCCGCAGTGAGTTCAAGTTGAAGCGAGCCAGGGCGCGGGCTCACATCGTCGAAGGTTTGCTCCGGGCCATCGACATTCTGGACGAGATCATCGAAACCATCAGAAAATCCCGCAATACAGAAACGGCCCGCCGGAATCTGGTGCGACAGTTCAAGTTTACGCCGGTCCAGGCCCAGGCCATTCTTGATATGCCGCTCAAACGACTTGCAGGGTTGGAACGGAAGAGGTTGAGCGATGAGCTTGCCGACCTGCGGACGAACATTGCTTATCTGGAGGGCTTGCTGAAGGATCAAAAAAAGATCCTTGGTGTCATCCAGTCAGACCTTGTCGGTCTCAAGGAGCGCTACGCAGATCCAAGGCGCACACGCATCGTGGAACGTGGTGCCTCCCGCGAGAGTCTCACCGTTCGCGATATGCTGGCTGACGAGCCTGTGATGGTGGCAATGGCGTCAGACGGTCATTTGTTGCGGGAAAGCATGAGCGGGCGCCGCCGGGGCAAATTGCCTTCCAAGGTGGGCCGCCGCGCGCCCTCGGTGGTTTCTGCAGGTCGCACGCTCGACGAAGCGTTTCTCTTTTCAGCTGATGGTCGCATGGCGCATTTCGCGGTCCATCGATTGCCCGTCAATAACCCTATCCACGTGGCAGATCTGGGGTTCTTCAATCGCAACGACCGGATCGTCGGGCTTGTATTGGCGGCCAAGGACAACAACGGCGACCCCGAAGGTGACGAACGTTTCATTGCCATGTCCACGCGCGATGGTCGCGTCAAACGGATAAAGATCGGTGATGCCCGGGCCACGGTTCGCGTCTCGACCGCCATGAATGTCGAGCGAGGTGATGAGTTGGTTGGCGTGCAGTTGTCGGATGGCACCGGAGAGATCATGCTGACCACCAGGTTGGGCCAGGTGATCCGCTTCCGCGAATCCGACGTGCGCCCCATGGGTCTTTCGGCAGCAGGGGTTTGGGGCATGAAGTTAAGCAGCGGTGATGAGGTTGTCAGCCTGGCGGTAACACGACCTGATAGCGAACTGGTCATTGCGACCACAGCAGGCTACTTCAAGCGCACCCCTCTTGCTCAGTATTCGATCCAGGGCCGGCATGGCAGTGGCTTGACAGCCATTCGCCTGGGCCAGCGCAGTGGTGCCGTGGCGACAGCCCTCGTGGTTCAGCCCAGTGATGAGTTTTTCAGCGCCAGTCGGGGAGGGACTCTTCGGCGTATCGAATACGGGGAGATCTCCGCGGGTGGACGCAGTGCCATGGGAAAGATGCTGGTGCAACCGGCCAAAAACGATGCCGTAGTTGCCGTGCTTCATCTGCCTTCTGCTCGACCGGGACGAACCGGAGGCGGCCGTTCGGGAACGAAAACGCCGGAAACAGGGAAACCGGCCGCAGCGAAGAAAGTTGGAAAAACAAGGAAGCAGGCGGTCAGAGCTGCCGGTGCAGCGATGGCAGCGGGCGCAAGGACCAAAGCCTCGACAGCCACCAGGTCGCCAACCGCCGCGCGCAGGCAAAAGATAAAAGATGCTGCCAAAGGATCTGGAACAACCAAGAAGGTATCGCAGGGTAAACCGAGCGCGACCGGCAAACCGAAAGCGGGGTCATCCAGCGCCAGGACTTCCTCGACCAGTGGCAAAACGGCCACTGGAAAGGCGCCAGATTCTGGAAAAGAGAAGACACCGGCGGCCAAACGTGATCCTGCTGCCAGTTCAGGGTCGACTGCGAAGGGTGCGACAAAGAAGCCTGCCTCGAAACCTGTTCCAAAGGGGACGACAGGAACACGGAAAAAGAAAGCGCGGCAGCTTTCTCTCCTGGATAAGCTGCGCAGCGTTGGAAAGCAGTCATAA
- a CDS encoding cold shock domain-containing protein, translating into MPGSGRQRGTIKFFNARRGWGFIIGTGGGQVFFHRSGLQEGNKPGEGDLVEFAVEATSRGPQATGIISL; encoded by the coding sequence CTGCCCGGTTCCGGGCGACAACGGGGCACCATCAAGTTCTTCAACGCACGCCGAGGCTGGGGCTTTATCATAGGCACCGGCGGCGGGCAAGTCTTTTTCCATCGGAGTGGGTTGCAGGAAGGGAACAAACCAGGGGAAGGCGACCTGGTGGAATTCGCTGTCGAAGCAACCTCGCGAGGGCCCCAGGCAACCGGGATCATATCCCTCTAA
- a CDS encoding DUF3524 domain-containing protein encodes MPQKVLLLEPYFTGSHATWAEGLARHSRHDVTLLTLPGRFWKWRMHGAAVTLARRLKESRLRPNVILASDMLDLATFLALSRDVTGGVPVALYFHENQLAYPANPVDQSWDDSRRRRTQSAGTDMHYPFINYTSALAADRILWNSRFNRDSFLDGLPRFLKQFPDFNETDTVRLIEKRSQVLPVGLALGSLDEARPAIPYAGPALLLWNHRWEHDKGPNSFFDALDALELTGADYRVALLGESFRLTPTEFESARERLPHRIVQFGYAKDRLAYGEWLWKADLVVSCARHEFFGVSIAEAMYCDTWPILPNRLVYPNLIPSEYHSRCLYESPEDLVALLHRAISKIDMVRQQSLRPVVESFDWRHMAPQYDDMLSGLATEEPLRGI; translated from the coding sequence ATGCCTCAAAAGGTCCTGTTGTTGGAACCCTACTTCACCGGCTCCCACGCTACCTGGGCCGAGGGTTTGGCGCGGCACAGCCGGCATGATGTCACTCTCTTGACCCTGCCAGGCCGTTTCTGGAAGTGGCGAATGCACGGCGCTGCAGTTACGCTGGCCCGACGGCTGAAGGAAAGCCGGCTGAGGCCCAACGTGATTCTGGCATCCGACATGCTGGACCTGGCCACGTTCCTGGCGCTCTCACGGGACGTCACCGGCGGCGTCCCCGTGGCCCTTTACTTTCACGAGAACCAGTTGGCCTATCCAGCCAATCCTGTCGACCAAAGCTGGGACGACTCCCGCCGGCGTCGAACGCAGTCAGCCGGCACCGATATGCATTACCCGTTCATCAACTACACCAGCGCGCTGGCAGCCGATCGCATCCTGTGGAACTCCAGGTTCAACCGGGATAGTTTCCTGGACGGACTGCCCCGATTCCTTAAACAGTTCCCCGATTTCAATGAAACCGATACCGTCAGACTGATAGAGAAGCGCAGCCAGGTCCTGCCGGTCGGCCTGGCACTAGGTTCCCTCGACGAAGCCCGGCCGGCAATCCCTTACGCCGGGCCTGCCCTGCTTCTCTGGAATCACCGCTGGGAACACGATAAAGGTCCCAACAGCTTCTTCGATGCGCTCGACGCCCTGGAGTTGACAGGAGCGGATTACAGGGTCGCTTTATTGGGTGAAAGCTTTCGATTGACTCCGACCGAGTTCGAGAGCGCCAGGGAACGTCTGCCCCACCGCATTGTTCAGTTTGGCTATGCGAAAGATCGATTGGCGTACGGGGAATGGCTGTGGAAGGCCGATCTGGTCGTCTCCTGCGCACGCCACGAGTTTTTCGGCGTGAGCATCGCCGAAGCCATGTATTGCGACACCTGGCCGATACTGCCTAATCGACTGGTCTACCCCAACCTGATCCCCTCCGAATATCACAGTCGATGTCTCTACGAGTCACCTGAAGACCTGGTGGCCTTGCTACACCGGGCGATCAGCAAAATCGACATGGTGCGGCAGCAAAGTCTGCGGCCCGTTGTCGAGTCATTCGACTGGCGACACATGGCTCCACAGTATGACGACATGCTGTCCGGGTTGGCGACTGAAGAACCGCTTAGAGGGATATGA
- a CDS encoding S8/S53 family peptidase produces MMAKPGRFVLALCLGLLVLSIVVAGCQYPQPDQPTPPSPTEKPERPTIPPGELPPFDPDGERCITLKAGQSGGQTTSRGHYVNQQVIVSGPRAEIDRLIAELDVSLQPMAVCYLYYPSPKSYVRRDTMRPGERSGWAEPPPWSNIQDKVETRLYFIDGDSESEQPEVVVKRINELGQSVVFADPNYLVGPQGASPCGNPFEMEGSPFEMEGSPFEMEGSGQGGPGSVSDETTFWNQWAFKTARAGRVYSQEWRQPELAAIRVGVFDTSPFSSAGQTRVKADSASFALTVHDVPILNRLEPAPGSPGGDASEHGTMVAGLVNAVAPVTDIHLYPVLNKYGCGDLFSLIVALNGFVDSVVENKGQGRAVANLSLGVHQPRNVEKYRVPAEVVSLEEAVSRVYNNDIVVVAAAGNSSAEIEGDGEAASPDLPADFPYVVGVSASNIYTKPSCYSNRGDVAAPGGDGQLTPSESCLPRSADCDPADTQCPFGVISTVSENGGGLRFWVGSSFSAPIVSGQAARLLQEGVNPADVGQELAESGSHYGSPDPVLGSGVTNHDGSLP; encoded by the coding sequence ATGATGGCCAAACCTGGAAGATTCGTGTTAGCTCTTTGCCTGGGCCTGCTTGTATTGAGCATCGTCGTCGCTGGATGTCAATATCCACAACCTGATCAACCGACGCCCCCGTCCCCAACTGAAAAACCAGAAAGGCCAACGATCCCTCCAGGAGAGCTGCCACCATTCGATCCCGACGGCGAACGTTGCATCACGTTAAAAGCTGGGCAAAGCGGCGGGCAGACCACAAGTCGAGGCCACTATGTAAACCAGCAGGTCATCGTCAGCGGGCCGCGAGCCGAGATAGACAGGCTGATCGCCGAGCTTGATGTGAGTCTTCAGCCGATGGCCGTATGCTATCTGTATTACCCGAGCCCAAAATCGTATGTGCGCAGAGACACCATGCGTCCAGGTGAACGCAGCGGGTGGGCGGAACCGCCCCCATGGAGCAATATCCAGGACAAGGTAGAAACCCGGCTGTACTTCATCGACGGCGACAGTGAGAGCGAGCAACCGGAAGTTGTCGTAAAAAGGATCAACGAGCTGGGACAAAGTGTGGTGTTTGCGGATCCAAACTACCTGGTGGGGCCTCAAGGGGCCAGTCCCTGCGGTAACCCATTCGAAATGGAAGGCAGTCCTTTCGAAATGGAAGGCAGCCCCTTCGAGATGGAAGGCAGTGGCCAGGGAGGCCCGGGATCGGTGAGCGACGAGACCACCTTCTGGAACCAGTGGGCCTTCAAAACCGCCAGGGCCGGCAGAGTCTACAGCCAGGAGTGGCGCCAGCCTGAGCTCGCTGCTATTCGCGTTGGCGTCTTCGACACCTCGCCCTTTTCGTCGGCTGGTCAAACGAGAGTGAAGGCAGATTCCGCTTCGTTCGCACTTACGGTGCACGACGTTCCGATTCTAAATCGACTCGAGCCCGCTCCCGGCAGCCCCGGTGGAGATGCATCAGAGCACGGCACAATGGTTGCAGGATTGGTCAACGCCGTAGCTCCCGTCACAGACATCCATCTTTATCCGGTCCTGAACAAGTATGGGTGTGGCGATCTTTTTTCGTTGATCGTTGCACTCAACGGCTTTGTCGACTCGGTGGTTGAGAACAAGGGACAGGGTAGAGCGGTCGCCAACCTGAGCCTGGGCGTTCACCAGCCCCGGAATGTCGAAAAATACCGGGTACCTGCCGAGGTGGTTTCCTTGGAAGAGGCTGTCTCGCGGGTCTACAACAATGACATCGTGGTGGTTGCAGCCGCCGGAAACAGTTCAGCTGAGATCGAGGGAGATGGCGAAGCTGCCAGCCCCGATTTGCCGGCTGATTTCCCCTATGTGGTGGGTGTTTCGGCCAGCAATATCTACACCAAGCCATCCTGTTACTCCAACAGGGGTGATGTCGCTGCGCCCGGAGGGGATGGTCAATTGACGCCCAGCGAGTCCTGCCTGCCGCGATCGGCTGATTGTGATCCTGCCGATACCCAATGTCCTTTCGGTGTGATAAGCACGGTAAGCGAGAATGGAGGTGGCTTGCGATTTTGGGTTGGCAGTTCCTTCTCGGCTCCTATCGTGTCTGGCCAGGCGGCTCGACTGCTGCAGGAGGGCGTCAACCCAGCCGATGTTGGGCAAGAACTGGCAGAATCGGGCAGCCACTACGGTAGTCCAGATCCAGTTCTCGGATCCGGGGTGACCAATCACGACGGTTCGCTTCCCTGA